The genomic stretch AAGACTTTCGGGCAAAGCTGCGATCTAGCTTAATCATCGAGATTGGTAGCTCTTGGAGTTGTAATAAGGAAAAATATTTGCCAGTAAAGTCATCAATTACAATCGAACAGCCAATCATTTTCAGTTCTGTGATTAATGTGATCGCCTGTGGTTGCATTTGGCACAGCATTTCTTCTGCAATTTCAAAACTGATGCGCTTTGCCAATACATTATATTGACTAAGCCATTTATGGAGTTGCTCAGGAAATTTTTGATCCGTAAAAATCTCGTTGGACAGATTGATCGAAACTTTGACTTTAGGCTGCTGCTGCAAGACTTCAATGGACTTTTCCACAACAATGCGATCCAGTTGACAGAGCAACTGCGTATTTTGGAGAGCCATTAACAATTCCTGCGGCTGTCTCAAATTCCCCTGCATGTCTCGCCAGCGTACTAGCACCTCATTATGCAGCACAGTTCCTGTTGCCAATTCATAAACAGGCTGAAACCACAGCTCAAACTTATCTGCTTCTAAACGGATCTCTGGAAAATCTTCTTCTATCTGGAGATCAATGTGGGCAGTGGCAAGGGGATCAAATTCGGTTTCCATCATCTTTTGAGGTTGTGGTTAATCCAGTTAATCCATACATAGCGCCAAGCAAAGACCACAACAGCATACTAATGCGTGGTTCATAAAATACTAAATCTAGCCACCCCGACAGTAAACATACGGTAATGCTGATCGCTGTTATGACCATTGTACCTTCGGTAGCTGGAGCAAATTTAGATTGCAGCGATTTCCAAATTGTCCAGATCATAATGCTGATAAAGCCTAACAGTGCGGGTATCCCAGAACCAACAGCGATTGCTAAGAACAAATTATGCTCATGGGGTAAACCATGCAAATCATAGTTCATTGATTTAGCAATGAGGGGAAAATTGCGTAAACCCCAACCTTGAATCGGATGTTGCGAAATCAGCGATATCGCGAATTGCCAAGCATTTAAGCGATCGGCAGTGGAAGCATAGTCGCCTAGTTTGGGATCGACAGTGCTAGCAAGGCGATTCACAAATCCTTCTGGTAATAGCGATCGCAATGCTTCACCTCCTAACCCAAATTTCTGCCCAAACACAGCCCATGCAATTATTAACATTCCAAATCCAAATCCTGCTACAAGTTTCCATTGACGGTAGTACAGGGCAATGGCGACAAACTCTAAAATTGCTAATACCCAAGCATTCCGAGAACCTGTAAGAATGAGTACACAGATTCCCAAAGCAAGCGCAATTAGGGCAATCCAATTTTGAGATTTAGAAATGCTTTTAACTTTCCCAAGGGCAAAATGAAACGCGATCGGAATAATGGTTAATAAGTAAACTGCGGTTTCATTAAAATGTCCAAAGAATGACTGAATGCGGCGATCGGGACTAAAGCCCATCGGGATTGGATAACTCTCAAAAATAACCTTGGGAAAGATCCATTCAGGACGATCAATAATTGCTTGCAAAATCCCAAATCCACTCACAAAAATGCAACTAAGGACTAATAACCACAAGAAGTGAATGAATTGAGATGGGGTACGAATAATGTAGCTAGTGGTGGCAGCTAAGAGAAAATAAGGCAGAAAATTAGCTAATCCCCCTGCGGCAGTGCCGATATCAAAAGCGATCATTGTCGTCAGGATCATCCATGCCGACAAACCTAAATAGGCAGTGCTAATTGGCGAGGCGATCGCTTTCCAGCCATAACGAAATAAAACGAAGATAGCCAACAATGCTGTAAAAGCTGGCACAAATACATTACTGATAGGCAGCAAAATAGCCATACTTTGTAAGCATTTCCACTCCAACTGCAATTTTTGATCTTCAGTCGGTTTCCAAAACATCTTCTATTAACCCTATAACTTTATGATATAAAACCGAAAAGAGAGTTGTGATGCAAAACACCATAACTCTCTTTTCGGTTTTAATTTTTCCTAGTTCTACCCACAATGAAGCCCCACTTTGCCATGAAATACTAACCCAAAAAATTAAAGGGAGCGCAACGCGCTCCCTTTAATTTTACAAAGATTGATAATTAGTAGTCGAAGTCGCCACCAGCAGCCATTGCGCCACCAGCACCAGCACCCTTATCCTCAGGCTTATCAACGATGATGCACTCGGTGGTCAGGATCATGCCAGCGATCGATGCTGCGTTTTGTAGCGCAGAACGAGTCACCTTCGCAGGATCAACAATACCAGCCGCAAACATATCTTCAAATTCGCCAGTAGCAGCATTGAAGCCAATATTAAATGACTTTTCGCGTACATTTTCAGCGATTACTGCGCCGTTAAAGCCTGCGTTTTGAGCGATGCGCTTAACGGGAGCAGCTAAAGACTTAGAAACGATAATTGCACCAGTCAACTCTTCGCCAGTCAAGTTAGCATTTGCCCAAGTAAATAACTCAGGAGCAAGGTGAGCCAAGGTTGTACCACCACCGGGGACAATACCTTCTTCTACAGCAGCCTTGGTTGCATTGATTGCATCTTCGAGACGAAGCTTACGATCCTTCATTTCGGTTTCAGTTGCAGCACCAACCTTGATTACTGCTACGCCACCAGAGAGCTTAGCCAAACGCTCTTGGAGTTTTTCCTTGTCGTAGGAAGATTCAGTTTCTTCGATTTGACGACGGATTTGCTCAACACGGGTCTTAACTGCGGCTTCGTTACCGTCAGCAACAATGGTGGTGCTGTCCTTGGTGATGATTACGCGGCGAGACTTACCGAGTTGATCAATCTTAACGGAATCAAGACGGAGACCAGCATCTTCGGTAATGACTTGAGCGCCTGTGAGGATAGCAAGGTCTTCGAGCATTGCCTTGCGGCGATCGCCAAATCCAGGAGCCTTGATGGCAGCAACGTTGAGAACGCCACGGAGACGGTTGACGACGAGAGTTGCTAGAGCTTCTTTCTCGATATCTTCAGCAATGATGATCAAAGGACGACCAGCACGAGCAACTTGCTCAAGTACAGGTACTAGTTCTTGCACGAGGGCAATCTTCTTGTCGGTGATCAAGAGCAAGGGTTCTTCAAAGGAAGCTTCCATACGCTCAGCATCGGTAACGAAGTAAGGAGAGATATAGCCCTTATCAAAGCGCATACCTTCGGTAACTTCGAGTTCAGTTACCATGGACTTACCTTCTTCAAGGGAAATCACACCTTCCTTACCAACCTTGTCCATCGCTTGAGCGATCATTGCGCCGACTTCTTCATCATTACCAGCAGAGATGGTTCCAACTTGAGCGATCGCCTTAGAATCTTCAATGGGCTTAGCATGTTCCTTGATCTTGCCAACCAAGAAAGTAGTTGCCTTATCGATACCGCGCTTAAGAGCGATCGAGTTAGCACCAGCCGCTACGTTACGCAGACCTTCCTTAACAATGGCATGAGCCAATACGGTTGCAGTGGTGGTTCCATCACCAGCAGCATCGTTAGTCTTAGAAGCAGCTTGACGAATCAAAGCTACACCAGTATTTTCAACGTTATCTTCTAGTTCAATTTCCTTAGCAATGGTGACACCATCATTAACGATTTGAGGAGAACCAAATTTCTTCTCAAGAACTACGTTACGACCCTTAGGACCAAGAGTCACAGCAACGGACTCCGCCAAAATATCCATACCACGCTCAAGGGCGCGACGTGCATCTTCGTTGTAAATAATTTTCTTAGACATAATTTTTAGTGGTTTAAGGACTAGATGATTTTTGATTTGGGCTATTAGCTTTTAGCTTTTAGCGGTTAGCTTTTTTGAAAGAAGATAATTTTCTTTAATTCTCTTGATAATTAGCAGATCGCTAGATTAGCTAGAAGCCAACAGCTAACAGCTAATAGCCAACAGCTAAACTATGAAACGATCGCTAAAATATCTTTTTCGGCTAGCAATACATACTCATCAGAGCCGAGTTTGATGTCAGTGCCAGCATATTTGGAGTAAAGAACTTTGTCTCCAACTTTAACTTCGAGGGCTTGGCGAACACCTTTGTCATCAAGTTTGCCAGGACCTACTGCTGCAATTTCGCCAACTTGGGGCTTTTCTTTTGCGGTCTCAGGTAGGAAAATACCACCTGCGGTCTTTTCTTCTTTAGCGCTTACTTTGATAAACACGCGATCGGCTAAAGGCTTTACAGTTGTTACGTTTAATGTGGTTGTTGCCATAGGTATTCACTCATTGGACTAGCATTTTGAGGCTTTGTCTAGAGTGTTTTAGCACTCTAGGTGACTGAGTGCTAATTTAACCGAAAGGGTTGCAATGTCTATAGTGTGGTTTACCGAACTGAAGGTAGACAAGCCAACACAACTAGGTTTTATTGCCAATTTACAGCGCTAAGCGCCCAAATCCGAACCAAGAAAACTTTATAAAAGCGTTGCTTTGCAACGCTTTTATAAAGTTTTCTTGGGGGTTCTTTTGATCGAAAACTGCTGTAATTAACGCGAGTTCGGGATAATTTAAAACGGGTTTTGAGAGAGAGTTTGCGTAGCAAACTCTCTCTCAAAAAACAAAAGTAAAAGCCTTGCATAGCAAGGCTTTTACTTTTGTTTTTTTTAAATTTGCCAGCTTAACTCGAACTGACGTTAATTAGCAATTTTCCTACAACCGTTCTGAGGCATTTGTTTTGATTAATTTTAGGACTGAGGTTCTGAGATTGTGGATGGTTTGCTTGTCCTCTTCTTCAGAAGTGTAGGTCACATCATCAGGAATATTGTTAGACAATTGCTCATCCTCGGTAGGCTTTTTCTCTAAGCGATCGCATAGAGCCTCCAAATGTGTGACTAGCTGTACTGGTATATGTGGTGAGACCAGATCAAGATTGGGATGATTGGGTAAATCATCACAGGGACAGCAAACGGGTGTACGAGGACCTACCCCCAAGGTTGGTACAAGTAAATTACAACGAGCACAGGCAATTATTTCCCATTGATTGCTAAGTAGGTCGCTAATTGTTTGGTCAGTACCACTTAAATATGCTTCGTTCGCTTTGGTCGTACTAATCTCATCCCAGAGATTGTTAAATATGGTGGAATACCTTTCACCCTTCAAAATTTGATAGATATGAACCTGCTTGCTTTGGCTTGATAGACTTACGGTTTTGCCCATCTGCATCCATTGAGCAAGATAATTTTTGACTAAGGTTCGAGATGCCATGGTTTAGAACCTTTGATAAATAATCAAATTGAGTTGCTGTAGGCAGTCAATAAATATGCCTATCATATAGTTAATATAGTCTGAGAGCTTCATAAATAATCTGAACAAATCTTTTATTTTTTCATTTACCTAAGCTATATAGCAGTCCCCAAGCCTTTGTAGATGTTTTGGTTTATGGAATCGCAACCCTTTTCGGTGCAATTCCATAAACCGCTTAGAACAAAATCAAAACCCCAAAGAGAATTGCAGAGTAAAGCGTTCCCAATCTTTTTGAGGTTTTATGTCCTAACTCAAATGGCTATAGCTATACTTATTTTGTCTATAGGTTACTAGACTATGCTTGAAACTCCTTACGCGCCTTCATCATCAGTTCTTGCTCATACGGAACCATCAATTAAAATCCGCAACTTAAATTTTCACTATGGCGAAGGTGATTTATTTAAGCAGGTTTTGTTTGACATCAATTTAGATGTCTATCCTGGGCAGATTGTAATTTTGACAGGTCCTTCTGGTTCAGGCAAAACAACGCTTTTGACATTGATTGGGGCTTTACGCACAATTCAAGATGGGAGTCTACAAGTTTTAGGACAAGAACTCAGAAATCTCCATCCTAAAAAGTTAGTACAGATTCGCAAAAATATTGGTTTTATCTTTCAAGCCCACAATCTCTTTCACTCATTAACCGCAAGGCAAAATGTGATGATGTCTACGGATTTGTTTCAGCATGAGGGCGGAAATGCAGTAGCTTCCAATAAGGCTGCCGAAATTTTAACAGCGCTGGGGCTAGGACAACGCATTGACTATAAACCCCATGAGCTATCGGGTGGACAAAAGCAACGGGTGGCGATCGCTCGTGCTTTGGTCAATCGTCCAAAGTTAATTCTCGCAGATGAGCCAACGGCAGCACTGGACAAAAAATCTGGGCGTGATGTGGTGACACTGATGCAAAAAATGGCAAAGGAAGAAAATATCACGATTTTGATGGTGACTCATGATAACCGTATCCTTGATGTGGCTGACCGCATTGTGAACTTAGTCGATGGCAATTTGGAATCAGATAATGTGGTCAATGACACGATGCTAAGTGCTGTCAATGGTGAGTCACGTACATTTATGCTGTAATGATGGCGCTTTGTCCTGTCATTCCTAGTGAACGATCAACTTCATGCAAGATTTAAAAAATAATTCAACTGACTTTCAAAGCAACTCTGGGTTTCGATACCACTGTCCACTCTGTGATTCTAGTTTAGAAACATTTTTACCTTTTGGTCTGGACTTTCCCGTACTGAAAGAAAAAAGCATTATTGGGGGTGGGCAACGCGATCATGCCCTCTGTCCTAACTGTGGATCACTTGATCGCGAACGATTAGTTTATTTGTACTTAAAAAACAAAACTAATATTTTTGAACAGCCTACAAAATTGCTACACATGGCTCCAGAACTCAAACTGGAAAACATCTTGAGACAGCAGAAAAATATTGATTATTTATCAGCCGATCTTTATCTAGAAAGGGTAATGGTCAAGATGGATATTACCAATATGGCTTGGGAGGAGGCTACATTTGACGCGATTATTTGCAATCACATTTTAGAGCATATTATTGATGATCATCTGGCGATGTCGGAGCTGTATCGAGTCTTAAAGCCTAATGGTTGGGCGATTTTACAAGTCCCAATTTCCTATGCGATCGCCCAAACCTACGAAGATGCCACGATGATTACACCAGAGCAACGTGAGCAAGCCTTTGGACAATCTGATCATGTCCGCATTTATAGCCATGATTACTGCGATCGCTTGAAGCAGGTTGGATTTAAAGTCGATGTTTTTGAGTGGATCAAAGATGACCAGTTATTTGGTGGTCAAGAAAATAAATTTGGCTTAATCAAAGAAGAGAGAGTCTTTTTTGTAACTAAATAGTCTCTACTAAACA from Pseudanabaena sp. Chao 1811 encodes the following:
- a CDS encoding EAL domain-containing protein, with amino-acid sequence MMETEFDPLATAHIDLQIEEDFPEIRLEADKFELWFQPVYELATGTVLHNEVLVRWRDMQGNLRQPQELLMALQNTQLLCQLDRIVVEKSIEVLQQQPKVKVSINLSNEIFTDQKFPEQLHKWLSQYNVLAKRISFEIAEEMLCQMQPQAITLITELKMIGCSIVIDDFTGKYFSLLQLQELPISMIKLDRSFARKSLSSSQKQIAIAISYISKVFQKQCIVKGIDDKYSLKFASELGVKGVQGYSLSQPQDNPKTFGLVSLLISRIIVSAIAILILLYIFKSFMGIDLFKDRHAWDVISDFFESIFGGK
- the groES gene encoding co-chaperone GroES, encoding MATTTLNVTTVKPLADRVFIKVSAKEEKTAGGIFLPETAKEKPQVGEIAAVGPGKLDDKGVRQALEVKVGDKVLYSKYAGTDIKLGSDEYVLLAEKDILAIVS
- the groL gene encoding chaperonin GroEL (60 kDa chaperone family; promotes refolding of misfolded polypeptides especially under stressful conditions; forms two stacked rings of heptamers to form a barrel-shaped 14mer; ends can be capped by GroES; misfolded proteins enter the barrel where they are refolded when GroES binds) gives rise to the protein MSKKIIYNEDARRALERGMDILAESVAVTLGPKGRNVVLEKKFGSPQIVNDGVTIAKEIELEDNVENTGVALIRQAASKTNDAAGDGTTTATVLAHAIVKEGLRNVAAGANSIALKRGIDKATTFLVGKIKEHAKPIEDSKAIAQVGTISAGNDEEVGAMIAQAMDKVGKEGVISLEEGKSMVTELEVTEGMRFDKGYISPYFVTDAERMEASFEEPLLLITDKKIALVQELVPVLEQVARAGRPLIIIAEDIEKEALATLVVNRLRGVLNVAAIKAPGFGDRRKAMLEDLAILTGAQVITEDAGLRLDSVKIDQLGKSRRVIITKDSTTIVADGNEAAVKTRVEQIRRQIEETESSYDKEKLQERLAKLSGGVAVIKVGAATETEMKDRKLRLEDAINATKAAVEEGIVPGGGTTLAHLAPELFTWANANLTGEELTGAIIVSKSLAAPVKRIAQNAGFNGAVIAENVREKSFNIGFNAATGEFEDMFAAGIVDPAKVTRSALQNAASIAGMILTTECIIVDKPEDKGAGAGGAMAAGGDFDY
- a CDS encoding O-antigen ligase family protein, with amino-acid sequence MFWKPTEDQKLQLEWKCLQSMAILLPISNVFVPAFTALLAIFVLFRYGWKAIASPISTAYLGLSAWMILTTMIAFDIGTAAGGLANFLPYFLLAATTSYIIRTPSQFIHFLWLLVLSCIFVSGFGILQAIIDRPEWIFPKVIFESYPIPMGFSPDRRIQSFFGHFNETAVYLLTIIPIAFHFALGKVKSISKSQNWIALIALALGICVLILTGSRNAWVLAILEFVAIALYYRQWKLVAGFGFGMLIIAWAVFGQKFGLGGEALRSLLPEGFVNRLASTVDPKLGDYASTADRLNAWQFAISLISQHPIQGWGLRNFPLIAKSMNYDLHGLPHEHNLFLAIAVGSGIPALLGFISIMIWTIWKSLQSKFAPATEGTMVITAISITVCLLSGWLDLVFYEPRISMLLWSLLGAMYGLTGLTTTSKDDGNRI
- a CDS encoding class I SAM-dependent methyltransferase; this translates as MQDLKNNSTDFQSNSGFRYHCPLCDSSLETFLPFGLDFPVLKEKSIIGGGQRDHALCPNCGSLDRERLVYLYLKNKTNIFEQPTKLLHMAPELKLENILRQQKNIDYLSADLYLERVMVKMDITNMAWEEATFDAIICNHILEHIIDDHLAMSELYRVLKPNGWAILQVPISYAIAQTYEDATMITPEQREQAFGQSDHVRIYSHDYCDRLKQVGFKVDVFEWIKDDQLFGGQENKFGLIKEERVFFVTK
- a CDS encoding DevA family ABC transporter ATP-binding protein is translated as MLETPYAPSSSVLAHTEPSIKIRNLNFHYGEGDLFKQVLFDINLDVYPGQIVILTGPSGSGKTTLLTLIGALRTIQDGSLQVLGQELRNLHPKKLVQIRKNIGFIFQAHNLFHSLTARQNVMMSTDLFQHEGGNAVASNKAAEILTALGLGQRIDYKPHELSGGQKQRVAIARALVNRPKLILADEPTAALDKKSGRDVVTLMQKMAKEENITILMVTHDNRILDVADRIVNLVDGNLESDNVVNDTMLSAVNGESRTFML